The Sporichthyaceae bacterium DNA window GGTCCGAGGGCCCGAAGGAGCTCATCGCGAACCGGCCGCCCGGCCGCAACACCCGGGCCACCGCCCGCATCGCGTCCCGCGGAGCCGGCACAAAAAACATCACCATCCCCGCCATCACCACGTCAAAGCTGCCCGCCGGGAAGTCCGGCGCCGCCGCATCGCCCACCATCACGCTCACCTGGCTCAGGCCGGCCGCCGCGGCCTGCGCGGCGCACGCCTGGACCATGCGCGGTGACAGGTCGGTGCCCACCACCCGCCCGCCCGGCCCGACCGCTGCGGCGACCGGGAACAGCACGTGCCCCCGGCCACAACCCAGGTCCAGTACGGCCGCCCCCGGCTGCAGCGCCGCCCGCCGCGCGAGTTCGGCACCCAGCGGGGCGAAATAGTCCACCCCGACCTGCTCATAGGTGGCCGCGGAGTTGTCGAAGGCGGCCGCGATCGCGGCCTTCTGCGCCGCCGCCTGCTCGGCCTCCGCCTGCGTCACTGCCGCCTCCCCCACCGAGGTGTCCTCGCGACCATAACTCTGCGGCGATGTCAACGCTGACGAAGGGACAAACCCGACGTATCGTCATGTACAAGGACATTCCCCCGACGACGTCGCCACGGAGGTGCGCGAGTGCCGGATCGCGCCACCGCGACGCTCGGCGAGTTCGCCGACCGCACCGCTTTCGTCACCGGCGCCGCCTCCGGCATCGGTGCCGCGCTTGCCGTTGCGCTGGGCGAGGCGGGGGCCGCGGTGGCCCTGGCCGACCTCGACCCCGGCGGCCTGGACGCCACCGCCGGCCGCATCCGCGCCGCCGGTGGCCGCGCGCTGCCGTTGATCCTGGACGTCACCGAACCCAGCCGGGTCGACGACGCGATGGACGCCACGCTGGCCGAGTTCGGTGCGCTGCACCTGGCCGTGAACAGCGCCGGAATCGGCGGTCCGCCGGTGCTGATCGGCGACTACGAGATCAAGGACTGGCAGCGCATCCTGGACGTCAACCTGACCGGGGTTTTCCACTGCCTGCGGCGGGAGATCCCGGCGATGGTCGCGGCCGGCGGTGGGTCGATCGTCAACATCTCCTCCCTGGCGGGCACCCGCGGCTGCCCGATGATGAGCGCCTACGTGGCGGCCAAACACGGCGTCGCGGGGCTGACCAAGACCGCGGCGCTGGAGTACGCGGCCGCGGGCATACGGGTCAATGCGGTGGCCCCCGGCCCGGTGGACACCCCGCTGCTGGCCGACATGGACCCGTCCACCCGGCTGGCGTGGGAGAGCGGACACCCGTTGGGGCGGATGGCGACCACGGCGGACGTCACCGCGGCCTGCCTGTTCCTGCTCTCCGACCGGGCCTCGATGATCAGCGGCGTGCATCACGCCGTGGACGGCGGCCTGGGCATCGCCTGACCTCCCGCCGTTCAACACATTCCGTAATGTCTTGGTTACTCCACCCACACAGGGGTCGTCCTGTCATAACCCCATGCATAAGGTGAAATCCCTCGCCGCCTCAAGGGGTTTCGGATGGGTTTGTTGGGCCGTCGTGTCGCCACCGGCCTGACCGCGCTCGCGGTCACCTGGGCGAGCGCCGGTGCTGCGCACGCGGCGGCGCCTGCGTTGCAGCAGAAATATGTCGCGCTCGGCGACTCGTTCACGTCCTCGCCGATGACCGGCATGCCGGTCGGCGAGCCGGTGGGCTGCTCGCGTACCCAGAACAACTACCCGCGGCAGGTCGCCGCGGCGCTGCGGGTGAGCGACTTCGTCGATGTCAGCTGCGGCTCGGCCACCACCCGCGACCTGTTCGCGGCACAGAATGTGCTCGGCGGCAGCAACGCACCGCAGCTGGACGCGGTGGATGCGACCACCACGCTGGTGACGCTGGGCATCGGGGGCAACGACCTGGGCCTGATGGGTTGGTTGCAGCGCTGCGCCGACCTGGCCAGCCCCAACTGCATGGACCAGTGGGCACCCGGCGGGCCGGACGTGCTCGTGCAGCGCATCGCGAAGATCGCGGTGAACGTGGACCGGGCGCTGCAGGTCATCCACCACCGCGCCCCGCAGGCGCGGGTGCTGCTGGTCGGCTACCCGGTGGTGGCCCCGGTGGCGGGCGTCGGCTGTCTGCCGCAGCTGCCCATCGACGAATCCGACCTGGCCTACCTGCGCGACCTGCAGCAGCGGTTGAACGCGATGCTGGCCCGGGTCGCGTACTTCGGTGGGGCGACCTACGTGGACACCTACACCCCCTCCATCGGCCACGACCCGTGTCAGCTGGACGACGCGAAGTGGATCGAGGGCATGATCCCGGACCAGCCCGCCGCCGCCCTGCACCCGAACCTGTCGGGCCAGAACTCCTTTGCCCACGAGGTGCTCGCGCAGCTGGGAATCTCCCGCTCCTAAGCTCGGCCGCTATGGACCTGGGCTTCGCGCTTCCGTACACGGGCAGTTGGGCCACCCCGCAGAACCAGGCGACGGTCGCGCGGCGCGCGGACGAGTTGGGCTGGTCCTGCCTGTGGGCGGCACAGCGATTGCTGTACCCGGACACCCCGCTCAACGAGTACCCGGCCGCCCCCGGCCCGACCTGGCCGCCCATGTTCCGCAGCCTGCTCGACCCGGTCGTGTCGTTGACCTACGCCGCGGCGTTGACCAGTCGGATCCGGCTGGGCACCGCCTCGTTGATGTTGCCGTTGTTCTCCCCGGTGCTGTTGGCCAAGCAGCTGGCCACGCTGGACATACTCAGCGGCGGACGACTCAACGTCGGGGTGTCGCTGGGCTGGTCCAAGGACGAGTACGCCGCCACCGGGACGCCATTCCGGCAACGCGGCGCGCGGTTCGAGCAGTACATCCAGGCGCTGATCGCGGCGTGGACCTCGACCGCGATGGACACCGAGTTCGTCACCCTGCCGCCGCATGAGATGCGCCCAGCGCCGGTGCAGCAACCGCATCCGCCGCTGTTCATCGGTGGCTATGCCGACGCAGCGTTGCACCGCACCGTCAAATACGGCGCCGGCTACCTGGGCGGCAACATGCCGTTCGACACCATCGTCGACGTGCTCGGCCGGCTGACCCGCTATGCCGAGGCGGCCGGGCGCGATCCCAAGGACATGCGGTTGGTCTGCCGCGGCGTGACGACGCTGACCGACACCCCGGCCGCACCCGGCGCGCGTCCGCTGACCGGCACCGTGGAGCAGGTCGTGGCCGATGTGCAGCGCTTCGCCGAGGTGGGCGTGACGGAGCTGTTCCTGGACCTCAACTTCGACCCCGCGGTGGGCAGTGTCGACTCCGACGCCGCCGCCTCCATGGATCGCGCGCACGCGCTCCTGGAGCGGCTGGCGCCGGGTGGCTGAGCTACAACCAGCCGCTGTCGCGGACGATACGAATCGCGTCGATGCGGTTGCGAGCACCGAGCTTGCCGATGATCTTCGACAGGTAGTTGCGCACGGTGCCGTCGGACAGGCAGAGCTTGGACGCGATCTCGCGTACCGACTCACCCTGCGAGGCCCGGCGCAGCACCTCGAGCTCCCGCTCGGTCAGGCAATGCCCGTCGGACTCCAGCGCGGCGATGGCCAGCTTCGGGTCCACCACCCGCTCGCCCACGGCCACCCGGCGGATGCTCTCGGCCAGCCATGAGGCGGGCGCGTCCTTGTCCACCAGGCCCTGCGCGTGCGCCTCGAGTGCGCGACGCAGCGAACCCGGGGTGACCGCGGAGGTCAGGATCAGCACCTTGCACCGCGGCGCGCTCTCGTGCAGCCGACGGGACAGCGCGTAGCCGTCCCGGTTCGCCATGTCCACGTCGATGATGGCGACGTCCGCGCGGGTGCGGACCACCGCGGTGACCACGTCGGCATCCGAGCGCAGCGAGGCCGCGACCTGGATGTCCCGTTCGTAGGACAGCAGCGCGACCAGCGCGCCACCGTAGAGCGCGAGGCTCTCCGCGAGCACCACGCGGATCAGACCCACCGGCCGCTGTTCGGCCGGGCGCAGCCCGATCACCACGCCTTCGTCGTCGGTGCTGCGCGCCGCCAGGTTGCGCCCGGCGATCATCGGCACCCCGCCGCGTGCCGGCGGCACGCCCGGCATCGTCCGCTGGTTCGACCCGTCCACCCCACTGCCCCCTTTGACGCCACGCCCCGATGGCACCGTCTCGCTCGGATCACCCCGGTGACCAGGGAGATTGCGTGTCGTCAGTGTGGGAGGACGAATGCGGCACCGCCAGTGGGCAGCATCCGGGCGGTGGTCCGCGGGCCGCGCAGTGCACATCGGACAAACGGCGCGCCGGTGGATGGAACGGAAGTCCGAACGCCCGCAAAGCGGTGGGCAAAACGCCGCACACCGCGCATCTGGCGCGTGGAAAAACAGCATGGTTCAGCACAGGAATCACCGCGTTGATCCCCCGGACGGACGCACCCGACGGGGTCGGCTGCCTAGAATCGGCTCAATCACGGCGAGGAGGGGACGCACGCCGATGACCGTCACGCCGCGCCCTCCGACCCCGCGGACGGGGGGTACCACCCAGTCGCGGACGAGCCAGGACATCGCCGCGAACCTGCCGACAGTGATGCGGATCGGCGCGGCGATCGCCTGGCGGTTCGTGGCCATCGCGCTGGCCCTCTACGTGCTGGGCCGGGTGTTCAACGAACTGATCGACCTGTTCGTGCCGGTGGCCATCGCCCTGCTGCTGGCCGCGCTGCTCTCACCCGCCGTGGCCCGGCTGGTGCGCTGGGGCGTGCGCCGCGCGTGGGCCACCGCGATCGTGTTGATCGGCGGGCTGGCCGCGGTCGGCGGCCTGCTCACGTTCGTGATCACCCAGTTCGTAGACGGCCTGCCCGCGCTGCGCGACCAGGTCTCCGAGGCCATCGACAAGATCAACCATTGGCTGACCACCGGCCCGGCGCACATGTCCGACTCGCAGCTGCAGAAGTGGCTGACGCAGGCTCAGGACTCCATCAGGGGCAACCAGGGCGAGATCGCCTCGCACGCGCTGGACACCGCGGTGACCATCGGTCGGCTGGCCGGCGCGACGGCGTTGTGCATCTTCACGCTGATCTTCTTCCTGCACGACGGCGACGGGATCTGGCGCTTCGTCACTCGCGTCGTGCCGGGCGAGCACCGCGACCGGGTGGACCTGGCGGGCCGCCGCGGCTTCGCCGCGCTGGGCCACTACGTGCGGGCCACCGTGGTGGTGGCGATGATCGACTCAGTCAGCATCGGCATCGGGCTGGCCATCATCGGTGTCCCGTTGGCGGTGCCGCTGGCCGCGCTGATCTTCCTGGGCGCG harbors:
- a CDS encoding methyltransferase domain-containing protein, producing the protein MTQAEAEQAAAQKAAIAAAFDNSAATYEQVGVDYFAPLGAELARRAALQPGAAVLDLGCGRGHVLFPVAAAVGPGGRVVGTDLSPRMVQACAAQAAAAGLSQVSVMVGDAAAPDFPAGSFDVVMAGMVMFFVPAPRDAMRAVARVLRPGGRFAMSSFGPSDPKFAEAMGILYRHREGPPWEEATDKPFDHPETIAAMLTEAGFIEVEVAETAQEIRFSGVDQYWAWVGSHGGRILIDAVGPDRLPAAKEEVFAMLTQRQADEGGLVHRATARFALARVPG
- a CDS encoding SDR family NAD(P)-dependent oxidoreductase, whose protein sequence is MPDRATATLGEFADRTAFVTGAASGIGAALAVALGEAGAAVALADLDPGGLDATAGRIRAAGGRALPLILDVTEPSRVDDAMDATLAEFGALHLAVNSAGIGGPPVLIGDYEIKDWQRILDVNLTGVFHCLRREIPAMVAAGGGSIVNISSLAGTRGCPMMSAYVAAKHGVAGLTKTAALEYAAAGIRVNAVAPGPVDTPLLADMDPSTRLAWESGHPLGRMATTADVTAACLFLLSDRASMISGVHHAVDGGLGIA
- a CDS encoding SGNH/GDSL hydrolase family protein, which translates into the protein MGLLGRRVATGLTALAVTWASAGAAHAAAPALQQKYVALGDSFTSSPMTGMPVGEPVGCSRTQNNYPRQVAAALRVSDFVDVSCGSATTRDLFAAQNVLGGSNAPQLDAVDATTTLVTLGIGGNDLGLMGWLQRCADLASPNCMDQWAPGGPDVLVQRIAKIAVNVDRALQVIHHRAPQARVLLVGYPVVAPVAGVGCLPQLPIDESDLAYLRDLQQRLNAMLARVAYFGGATYVDTYTPSIGHDPCQLDDAKWIEGMIPDQPAAALHPNLSGQNSFAHEVLAQLGISRS
- a CDS encoding LLM class F420-dependent oxidoreductase, producing the protein MDLGFALPYTGSWATPQNQATVARRADELGWSCLWAAQRLLYPDTPLNEYPAAPGPTWPPMFRSLLDPVVSLTYAAALTSRIRLGTASLMLPLFSPVLLAKQLATLDILSGGRLNVGVSLGWSKDEYAATGTPFRQRGARFEQYIQALIAAWTSTAMDTEFVTLPPHEMRPAPVQQPHPPLFIGGYADAALHRTVKYGAGYLGGNMPFDTIVDVLGRLTRYAEAAGRDPKDMRLVCRGVTTLTDTPAAPGARPLTGTVEQVVADVQRFAEVGVTELFLDLNFDPAVGSVDSDAAASMDRAHALLERLAPGG
- a CDS encoding response regulator transcription factor; amino-acid sequence: MPPARGGVPMIAGRNLAARSTDDEGVVIGLRPAEQRPVGLIRVVLAESLALYGGALVALLSYERDIQVAASLRSDADVVTAVVRTRADVAIIDVDMANRDGYALSRRLHESAPRCKVLILTSAVTPGSLRRALEAHAQGLVDKDAPASWLAESIRRVAVGERVVDPKLAIAALESDGHCLTERELEVLRRASQGESVREIASKLCLSDGTVRNYLSKIIGKLGARNRIDAIRIVRDSGWL
- a CDS encoding AI-2E family transporter, producing the protein MTVTPRPPTPRTGGTTQSRTSQDIAANLPTVMRIGAAIAWRFVAIALALYVLGRVFNELIDLFVPVAIALLLAALLSPAVARLVRWGVRRAWATAIVLIGGLAAVGGLLTFVITQFVDGLPALRDQVSEAIDKINHWLTTGPAHMSDSQLQKWLTQAQDSIRGNQGEIASHALDTAVTIGRLAGATALCIFTLIFFLHDGDGIWRFVTRVVPGEHRDRVDLAGRRGFAALGHYVRATVVVAMIDSVSIGIGLAIIGVPLAVPLAALIFLGAFVPILGAFVTGTVAVLVALVANGVVSALVVLGLLLAVMQLEGHVLQPLLLGRAVRLHPLAVVLGIGVGLTLAGIPGALLAVPLLAVLNAGVRSLLSDADADVDPVEIDPNEPAEAEPAGSEENQSGLLSRLLRH